One segment of Candidatus Sericytochromatia bacterium DNA contains the following:
- a CDS encoding response regulator transcription factor codes for MPAAKILVVDDEPSIVKSIQYSLEKEGYVVVTAQDGQQALEVARREKPNLMVLDVMLPHLDGYEVCRQLRQEMPIPVIMLTAKGEEIDKVVGLEIGADEYVTKPFSLRELLARVKALLRLVTRYGEQKQAQPDKIEIGDLIIDLTRHEVTLGGRVLNLTLKEYELLKLLALNANKVLSREYLIEQVWGYDFTGEGRTVDVHIHWLREKIEKDPNHPMRIQTVRGVGYRFERRTRPAEVT; via the coding sequence ATGCCGGCTGCCAAGATCCTGGTCGTGGATGACGAACCCTCCATCGTCAAAAGCATCCAGTACAGTCTCGAAAAAGAGGGCTACGTGGTGGTCACGGCCCAGGACGGCCAGCAGGCGCTCGAGGTGGCCCGGCGGGAGAAGCCGAACCTGATGGTGTTGGACGTGATGCTGCCCCATCTGGATGGCTACGAGGTCTGCCGGCAGTTGCGCCAGGAGATGCCGATTCCCGTCATCATGCTCACGGCCAAGGGCGAGGAAATCGACAAGGTGGTCGGCCTCGAGATTGGGGCGGACGAGTATGTGACCAAGCCGTTCAGCTTGCGCGAATTGTTGGCCCGCGTGAAGGCGCTGCTGCGCCTGGTGACGCGATACGGGGAACAGAAGCAGGCCCAGCCCGACAAGATCGAAATTGGAGACCTGATCATCGACCTGACCCGGCACGAGGTGACGCTGGGAGGCCGGGTGCTCAACCTCACGCTGAAAGAATACGAGTTGTTGAAACTGCTGGCCCTGAACGCGAACAAGGTGCTGAGCCGCGAGTATCTGATCGAACAGGTGTGGGGCTACGACTTCACCGGAGAAGGCCGCACCGTCGATGTTCACATCCACTGGCTGCGCGAAAAAATTGAAAAGGATCCCAACCACCCCATGCGCATCCAGACGGTTCGTGGCGTGGGCTATCGCTTCGAGCGTCGCACGCGCCCGGCCGAGGTGACCTGA